aatctgctttttggCCAATGGGGATgtattccatccactcacacggTCCACTAGcacaatcactgcatgttgattggttgagctttcattctgatcagatttcattttggcatgtcACAAATATCCACCCATTTCACgttgtcagtgctcattcgttgatctagagaagactttagcagtgcaatGTGGAGTAATTaccattattatgaagtaataattattttctttagcgTGGCGGAGAAAGTATCAGAAATATTCATAACGACCATTGCTGCaaatgaatttgaaggcaaaaatccacgtcaTGTGAGGGACGTAGGGATTAgcaacaacataaaaaaacaggatcaaagtgcagcttcagatttggtgagccagtcagaatcgggatacagatggaggtgtgcttcacaCTTCAAACACAGGCCCAACTCGCAAGGTACATGTCAAGCATAgcgatcaacgttttgttttgttgtgatcctagtattttctgttatggggactgtaataaatgaaaaccaaaatggtgaggtggtttttctttgtacaatgcccccttttctaaaacattttgaagagtttatttaagttaaatgtgagttttcacttgcgtgcacatctaaaataaaaggcagaagtaaaccacaggaatgatattactttatgaaaatgtgtcttttgccactttgtttcttgtgcagaaaccacaataccagggataacaaaaataaaaataaaaaaaaagagtctacttttatactgtttctgcctgaaaaatatttttgtggaatagatcatggtaattaatctacacagaaacgcaacagagaagcacacagaacatattattgtaagataagtaataagtacagaATAAATAtaagaaacagggatatatgttttaatccaaggctattattgtagcatggccaggtcctgttgtaggtgagtacccagggtctggaaagtatggggataatttcagagaatactatggagattaaaatggccaagtacatcattagtaatagtagtgcctgttacataatacatttcaggggtattttagccccatattgtgcattgtttgacttggacctttttgtatcattttttcatagcacagttgttggttttttttataccattttttataacatcaccccttttttttaatatcttgaaacaaaactctaGACCAATGTCAATGACAAGAATTTACATAAGTCAAACATGAAGTTGGAGGAAATGTGGACATGCAATCCATACAGTTGGAAACTGTACTGGAAAACTATCGGGAAAAAAAGTCTAACTGTGAACACtttgggccctattcataaaagtacttgccaacTGCCTTAAAAcgagctttgtttaaaactaatgaaagtcgtccatattgctattcataaaataatCTGAGAAAACGGGCAACTGTCgaaaagcactttatgaatgggtatagaGTCGTTGAAGAACAAAAATCTgactctttttgatgacatcatcagcattgttaatgttccctgggtgctgtcggtagctgttgcaaaaagaaaaatggacAGTAGCCTACTACCGAAATCcaagtctgcagctgccagtcacaagcagtttgcaaaacctgattccgatgccACTATCtcgtctgccaaaaattcaggacatgtcataatttcgaaaaaaatactttgtatgtttgttttgtttggcaacgctggtaaacacatttccatacgcatatgcataagatttccattcttaactgcaggaccaaaaaataaataaataaaataaataaacaaaaagcactgtaagaggatgtttgaataataataataataataataataataataataataataataataataataataataaacctcgcttaaagcagggaatcaatcgggcgagtttatgtttatgaatcagtgaaagtttcatggtgtattgcacactgtacacaaaatggatcgttttgtggtgctcaaaaaaaaaaaaagactccctttcGAACACTGATCTTGCAGTGTTTTTGCAAAGCAAGCTCAAATTTTCcaccgactgcatcagcagcactggtataccGTATAAcccgaaagtactaccaaaatagtgagaaaaaggtgagttgtatttttctttttccatggaaattgccccagTCTTACCTGCTTTAGAAGAAAATCTTCACTGTCTTGATTAGTTAAGGAGTAGGGTTTGCCAAAGTTATACCTTTATCCTGCTATGAGGCCAGGAACTGGTGAAAGATGAATTGAAGCAGCAGCCCAATCAGATGTTTCTGGAAATTACCTAGGAAGTCAAAATGTAACATACTTCCTTCTGTAAGGCATGGCAAGCAAACAGAGTTTCTTTAATCTAGTGTAGTAccataattattgttattattattattattattagtagtagtagtagtcgtagtcgtagtagtagtagtttttttctgtttttattgtacatCGTATACCCACAACAGGTGAACACAAAACTGTTTTAATGGTTGGACGTGGCCACACGTTCCAGCTCATCCTTATTCTTGATGGCGTAGGAGTTGGATGAAGCCTTAGCAGCATTGATCAGCTTGTCAGCCAGACACTTTGCAATGGTCTTGATGTTTCTGAATGCAGCTTCCCTGGCACCGGTGGACTGCAGCCAGATAGCCTGGTTGACTCTATGCAGGGGGCACATGTACTCAGCCTGTCTCCTCACTGTCCTGGCCTGTCCAATACGGGTTGAGTCCTCACAGGGTCCGCTGTTAATGATGGCATTCACCAGAACTTGCAGGGGTTTCTCTCCGGTGAGCAGGTGGATGAATCCGAAGGTGTGCTTCATGATGCGGCAGGTCAGTAGCTTCTTACCGTTGTTGTGGCTGTGCATCATCATGGAGTTGGTCAGCCTCTCCACAATGGGGCACTGGGCTTTGCAGAACCGCTTGGCAGCGTAGCGCCCCCTGCTGTGAGGGAGGTACTTGGCATATTTCACCTTGCAGGCAATGTAGTCCTGAAGAGAGATGTCATTGATCTGCACATCAGTGCTCCTTTTCCCAAAGAGCTTGATCTCGGGTGATTCAGCCACAGCAGCTGGGGCATTCTCCCACTCGATCATCTTGTGAACACTGTCTGTCTCTACAATGTAGTATTAGTATCTTTGTGGCTACAACCACTTTGAGACGCTGTAGTTTGGATAGCAGGGTGAGTCAGGTGATTGAGAGTTTttaggttcaaatcctggctgcACTGAGTTGACAATCATGGCTGATATCCCACAGAGAGAGCTGGATTGGCCTTTGTGCTCCCATGAGCAAGGTTTGCCTCACCATGCCACAGCAATCCCCTAATTGAACTAAACTCTTCCAGGGCAACAGgagaagataaataaataaataaataaataataggctcACCATGCACAGCAGCACACCTGACAACCTCTGTAAACAGCTTTGCTTTATTTCATAAATGTGTTCAATTCCCCAGCTGGGCAGAGCACAGACACTGATAGGATTCTGTTTTGACTGGTTTATGATGATGATGAACAAGCGGTCGTTAGCAGCAGTTAATGCTGAGACAGATAGCACTCTCATCAAGTAGTGCTAATGACTGATTTAGAAGGTTCTCCTGCTGCAATTGCGTTTTGTTCTCTGTCTCTGTAAAGCTCCAAACAATACACCATAGTGAGCCGTCTCTCCTTTTCTGTGATTAGGTATTTTAACCCACTATTAAAAAACAATTCAGTGCATTTTTTACCATTATGACTGTTTGGTGTCCATGATCAAAGACGTGGTTGCTTCAGTGTATTTCAGCGTCTTTGAGTGGCAATAATTATTTGAGgggttttcaattttttttttctgagtatTGATTGAAAATAAGTTGGTTAAATTAatttttaatcagactttaattCCACACATACAATATACAGCTGTCCTTTTTTTATCACACTCTTAACCCTGATATATTGTCATTTAAAGCACTTACTAATAAAGGAAATAacttttcttatttttacaaaatgcaaAGCTATGCAACATTCAGATAGGAGACTTAATACACCCAATTAAAAGGTCAAGCCAACATTGGACTAAGGTGACTCCCACATTCATGTAAGCCTTCAATCAGTGTCAGCCTCCAGTAGTATTCAAGCCAGGTAAACTTAAACCGCCTCTCTTGTCAGTCTGTGCTGTGCATTTCAGTTTACCACCTCCTTCCAAACCTCAACCTAATTTCTGGCCTCGCCAGAAATCCCTGCCGAGCAACCAAACTACATACCAAATGCTgtgattaaaatgttgtttttaaatgggaAGTCCTGACTAAAAGGTTTATGATCATTGATGAATAAGGTGTCCCTTAgatataaaaactacacaacatTAATGAAGGGATCAGGTTTAACCCTAACAATAAAGTTTTGTAGCACAGCGAAATCAACAGCCAATGAGTAAAGTTGTAGAAGCAGTACAAGAAATGCCCATAAATCTAAGTTTAATAGATTCAATGTTTAAACCTTCTTTGTAAACCGTTGTTTACACATAGTAATATTTATACattacttttgtatttatatcAAATGTTACATTGGTTTCCAAATCCAGTTTTTCACCACagtgatgaaaaataattaaactttttttttttttttaatttgaaaaccaAAGCAAGATCTgtataaaacagtacattttcagTTTAGTAAAGCGCTATACAgtttagcatttttatttttatttaccattttGAACACTCCTTTTTCTGGTCAGCTGGGGTCCTGTTTTTTCGTTGAGTAATTGTAATGACAGAGGccattttaaatgcatgttattagtggttctcaaacttaAAAGTGATGTGGGTCCTTCTGtgcaaaaacaacaaaattaagGTCATATTTTTGAAATACACCTTTATGAAAATGTGGTAGAATATGTAGTATTACTGAAAAAAActacttttttaaacaaacatttaaagtgtttttttcaatgtatttgtgTGATCCCTTGTTTGAGAATCCAaggtaaaataaacaagcaaagctTCAAGAGATCTTCTGCACAAGATAAAAGGGTGCTACAGCTGGAATTTGATTGTAAACCTGGGTTACACTTGATCCTGTAAGACATAAGGAATAATCAAAATAACCCCCTGTCTCCCTCTACCAGAACACTGCATTCTCATAGTAGCTGTGGTGGCCCACAAATCAAATTATTTCAGTGGCAGTATTTCGATAGTCCACTGCACAGATCAACTGAATAAACCCCATTATATCTTTAAAACTGTACGGGGCACTGCACCTTTAATATGTGCTTTCTGTTGctacaaatgtaaataaatggTTCCAAATTCTGCTTATTATGAGAGGATTGTCATGCACAAAATGCTTTTTTCTGTGCATTTCACAACGCCTATTATAAACCTGAAAAGTGATGATTGCTCCATCTAAAACCGCTGAGAAAATCTGTTAATGCGTGATCTTTTAAAAATCCACTTCCAATGGCTATACAAGCCTGCGGTGGCTTAGTCAGATTGGGGGTGGTTGTGTTTGTGTAGCTTGCCATCTTCTCTCTTTTGGTGAAGACAACCCCTGTTTTTTACAACAAGGGACTAAGTAAAATCAATTTTGAACagcttttgaaatgtatttttctttgccATTGTGTTAAAAAGCTGGATTCTTAGTACTATCATCTCAATTCAGCTCCCGTCACACTCAGGCGAATGTATTGATCCATTTTGGAAAGTCTGTTTAACTAGTTGTGAACTAAAACATTTGGTTTGCATTCGCTAATGTCTTTTCTGtgggtgaaaaaataaaacaataaatgctCCCTTAGGCAATAGCACTCTTTTGAAATGGTGATGACAGCATCAAGCAGACTAAATATAGACCTAAATTAGAGCTGTTTTCTGAAAGGCGTAATAGCTTGTATGTCTTACACTAAGGTAGTGTGCTATACATGCACTTCCTACCTAGAGAATGAAATGATCTCCATTAAACACcatattttctgtcattaaccagtCAGTAAATTATTATGCTTTGTGAAGATTCTGTGAAATTGACTATAAGCATTTGCCTGTTTCATTGAACCACTACAGGGACACTTACAAATCAATTtattatatcaaataaaataaataatcacgGATTGAATATCACTCAGGAACCACTAGAAGGAATGCAAGCAAACTTCTAGCaattaataatcatttttttttatttgttaaatcaataaaatgcacatatcaatatcaatatttaaaaaaaatacaaattaccatactttgaaaaataaatcaatcattaaataaaacacacatattgaTACCATGATAATACTAGACTActataaaaagtaaaatattttaaatagactGTATAGAATAGCCTGGGTTACATTCATATAATAAGTttactttaaatacagtattacaatagATTAGGATTCtaggattatgttgttttttgtgtCAGAATAGTCAGAATACTTTTAGCTTTCTTGTTTTTCAAGTGAGAAGTCTatgttaatgatctaaacagcggtgGGTCTAAATACCGTCGCTCTTCAACTCAGCTTTAATCCAGCTGGATGGGGATTTATTAACCTGCTTACAGTATTACCATTACTACATACAATAGCAATGCAATGGACTGATGCATGTGAGAAATCAGGTTTATAAATTGTGCTGTTATGAAGATCCACCACTGTATCTGAGccactgtgcaatatttgttccaaatccacaGCGTctccattgctggtaatgctgtcaGCCAATGATGTGATTCTCAGCAGACAGCTTGTCATTTCGCAAGGCTATTGTTGAAAACATGCCGCTCTGAGATTATTCTCCACTTCTGTAGTGGAACTTTGTTTTTAGCACAACCAGAGTGGAGAATGTAATAGTACAGAATTAGAgacctcagaactttcatccaccaatcaggaagctccatgGCCCCACACGGTAGATGACCATGGAACACTCAGATAGAATGCCTTTAATTCAGTGTCTGGatcatggctgttttttttttttttttgcagttttttaaaGTGCATTTAGATTTGGTCGCTGATCTCAAAGGGAGAAGGAAGCCAGCACCCTCTGAGAGAGTGACTGATCTGATGAGGCCAGGTGTGATCAGGTTgcttgagtggtgtgtgtgggtggTGCCGTCAAAccagcaaataaaacaaacacaaatggtATGGGCAAAACGGCGCTGCTGCGCTCATATTTAATTTAGAATAAAAGTTTCTGTAATAACTTATaaggtccttcatggattagggccaTCCTATCAGAAAATGCAGACCTTTTAGTTGTTTCAAAAAATCTTCTTAAATCAGCTGAAGccagagctttttgctgttgtACTCCTCTTAGTACAGCAGAataatgtgtgttatttaaatctgACGATATGCATGGGATTCCTTAACATGATATCTTTTTGATAGTCATCATAAATCATTTTATATGAATGAATATGAACATGGTCAGTTTTGCCTCTGAAtaatttcaagcagtgtttgttcaaatatttttaatattttgtcccTACACTGATTACACTAATACAGTATTTAGATTCCCGAATAGTTTACCTGGTATAGGTAtgcctgtgtggtgtgcaggataAGCCAGGCGATCAGGGAGCAcgggtttgcgtcctggctgtgcaaaacCATCAGGAAGTGTTTCTTCTCATCCTGCTACCGTGGACCCTGGTGGCCAGGTGTCTGATGAGCTGAGGTAGACACCTGCAGAGCTGCCTATGTCATCAGCAACTCTTGTTTAGAAAATGTTGGTGAGGTGAAAAATGCAGATGAGCCCAGCTCTTTTACATAATGGTTAAGACATTTGTGGTCATGTTTGTGGTCAccagtttgcacccagcctccaccctgttacatatgcATTTCCACTTGGAAAACGAAGGGTTCAAATTCAGTGCAACTTGGGCAGtgtcatatttaataaaacaaactggccAGCATTTCATGAAATAAATGACCCCCTACGTAATCCCTTGGATTTCCATCAAATTGTCTACCAATGTTTGGAATCCTCCTCACTATATCATCTGGCTGACTCCTTTCTTACGTCCCTAAATTGATCCACATCCTTTCTCTTTCTAAACTCAGTGCTCTTCCTACTAAAGCACAATTCAAAGAAGATTGCTAGTCTTGCACTCTGGGGCCAGCTGCCTTCCTGTTAGCCGTTCACATGCAGGGACTGTGCTTGTCGCACCGATCAGGGGGATTAGGGCTGACCTCTGACCCCCTGgaatattaatacaaatatagAAAGCACCCGACACGTTAAAGCACAGGAGAGGAGAATGGATGGGAAGAAGGAGATTATAGATGACACAATAATTGTAGAGGGAGGCAGTGATTCAGCGGGATTTAAGAGGAGGCCCTGCTAATCCAGGATTGGGAGTTAAGCACTGCTATCAGAGGATGTGCTTAAAGGTCCCGGGGTCTGAAGTGGACAAGCTTAAGGGTCTGAATCAGGTGTGTCTGGCTAGTCATAAAGGACACAGTGTACATGGgaaaaataaataccagatatggCCTCAAAAGTGCCAAGGCTTTAAATCCAGTTTCTCACGTTTTATTAGAACTAGCAAATTTCCGGATACATACAAATAAATTGGTGCGTTTAATGGTACCATAATGAGTGTATAGAAGCACTGGACAAATCGTTAATACTGTGAAGGCACATGAAGGCACAATTTTACCTGAACACACATGGTAGCAGCATGGTtaaaatgttcttcattaatGTTTATCTTGGTTTATCTTATTATCAGTCTCcctgtcaacaagtacaggtgattatatagTGACACAGCCTCTGTAACATGACCCAGAAAACActgatgaggtgaaatgacccaagaaAGGCAAGCGTAGAAACTGAGAATgttctttaacctaaagtagtaacagctttaaaatgaaaatatacatttGCTATAACATATTACTTTCGAAACCTAAGACCTAAGATGGAAGTAAaagacaggtaagatttatggaattcttTTCTTAGCTGTAATCAGTTAAATGTCCATTGTCTAATAACAGGATTTGTTCCAGTTTGGGTGCTAACCTGTGCTCTTGTTACTGCACATACAGCAGCATGCCATTGTAGTCAGGCGATTTCAGCTTTCCAATCGCCTCCTCGCCACAGCTTTCAAATCAAACACTAAAGTCGCATTTCTGTATTCTGGATGCAGGACAGTAATCTTGCTCTCCCCTCTACTTCAGAAATACTTGTATTGTCAGCAAGTGCTAATGTTTGcttctttttaatatatacacatacaaatatatatttcagtcaAAAGCATTGTTCAGAAATCATTGTAATATCTATTTAGAGTGGCAACAGCACTGGCTGCCGTTGCTCAGTATTCATGAAGCATAAACCAGTCTCAAGACTTAGAGAGCTAAAAAGGCTTATCCGTATATTCTTAAATTTTCTTCTTTTATGTTGGTCTTAAGCATTAAGGGATAGGATTGTGAATAGCAATTGTTAGAGTGTGGCTGGTGACTGTCTCTGAAAATGTGGGTGGGGGTATTTTAGTCTGAGTAAAAATCCTTTCTCTATTTTTATTACTGTAAACATTAACCAGACACTTAGCTCTTAGgccatgaaaaaaatatattcctgGTTTATCAGCAgaaaaaatgtggttttattaaaaatgataaatgcAGGATGTGCGGTATGATGGAGTGGATTATTACGATTAACATGGCACACAATTTTAGAcataaaagtctttaaaaataatacaaatgcatatttattctttttttaaatattaaaagctGTAAATAAATATCCTATGGCCATTCAATAAATTGATGTTCATAGAATACTGTTGTGGGTACACTGAGGTTGAAGAGTCACGGATATCGAGGTGAACAGATAGGATTAGTAGGATTAGTTAAGTGAAAAACATTACTTTAACTGATTGCCTAAATTGCCCAGGACCTGTAGCCTATGTAGCCAGCAAATGTCTCCTCCAGCTGAGGGACATAAAAGTGCTGGGAGAGACAGTTGCAGCGAAGAGAAAGAGAAATTGTTTTAGTTGTTGGATTGCAATGCGTTTTGCATCAGGGCTTTGGGGAAACAGGAGTATTTTTTGTGGATTGTTTTATTTCAacctttttgttttcctttgcatGTATGATTGTCGGGGGTCCTGTGGTGCCAGCAGATAATAGCAAATAATAAAACCCTGTGTAAAACTGAACTGttcttcacattattattattatttatttcttagcagacacccttatccagggagacttacaattgttacaagatatcacattatacattattttacagatatcacattattttacacacaattacccatttatacagttgggtttttactggagcaatctaggtaaagtaccttgttcaagggtacaacagcagtgtcccccactggggattgaacccacaaccctccggtcaaaagtccagagccctaaccactactccacactgctgccactactCCCACATGCAATTATCTGTGCCTGCATTTGACTACatcttgaatgtatttgtatttgcttgcgattgtaagtcgccctggataagggcgtctgctaataaataaataataataataataataataataataataataataataataataataataataatcttacaatatatattatcCAGCACAATTCCTAATAAGTTGTTTTAACACCATTCATGAGCAATACACAACAATCTTGGTATATCCAGACAAGTATTATTGGCATAGCCCCAACTTGATTAACATACAGTAGCAGTTTAATGAAGAGGCTGCAGTCGAGTTtacgataaaaaataaaattgttataGTCCTTTGCAACAGGCTTttcgtatttttttttctttttttatccaccagtttgtttgtttttttccccgaTTTAGCTAGAAGAATATTTGTAGACTACACCAGCTTAAGGGATAGGgacaatataattttatttattggaGCT
The DNA window shown above is from Acipenser ruthenus chromosome 17, fAciRut3.2 maternal haplotype, whole genome shotgun sequence and carries:
- the LOC117423649 gene encoding small ribosomal subunit protein uS7-like yields the protein MIEWENAPAAVAESPEIKLFGKRSTDVQINDISLQDYIACKVKYAKYLPHSRGRYAAKRFCKAQCPIVERLTNSMMMHSHNNGKKLLTCRIMKHTFGFIHLLTGEKPLQVLVNAIINSGPCEDSTRIGQARTVRRQAEYMCPLHRVNQAIWLQSTGAREAAFRNIKTIAKCLADKLINAAKASSNSYAIKNKDELERVATSNH